The window TGGCGCACAGCAGGTTCCTGATTATTTTAGCCTTTTTGGGCCCAAGCTTTGGCACTTTGGATAATTCCTCCTCGCTTGCTGACAGGACGTTTTGCAGGCTGCCAAAATGGGCAAGCAGGTTGGTTGCAAGTGTCGGCCCGACCATTGGGAGGCTTTCTACTACGGCCCGCTGCATCAAATCCATTGTAAGGGCCTTGCGCTTTGCAAAAACCGCCCTTTTTTTGTCACGGTTAAGCTGCTCGTATCTTGCAAAGCTGAAAAGAAGCTGCGCGAGTGCCTGCTGGGACTTGACAAAAAAAACCGACAGCCCGTAGTCGCACACCAGGCAGGCGTATGCTCCAAGAATGGCCTGCATTGAAATCCCGCCGTCTGGTT is drawn from Candidatus Parvarchaeota archaeon and contains these coding sequences:
- a CDS encoding DEAD/DEAH box helicase; translated protein: MPQTVLSSYPSEVLPEGKSVVIYADSREPEEFDSLLGGLGAHVVRKQLEVGDFIVSQRCCIERKTRQDFESSIIDGRIFSQAQNLCGAFQRPVLIVEGTQKPDGGISMQAILGAYACLVCDYGLSVFFVKSQQALAQLLFSFARYEQLNRDKKRAVFAKRKALTMDLMQRAVVESLPMVGPTLATNLLAHFGSLQNVLSASEEELSKVPKLGPKKAKIIRNLLCA